A stretch of the Vigna radiata var. radiata cultivar VC1973A chromosome 7, Vradiata_ver6, whole genome shotgun sequence genome encodes the following:
- the LOC106767615 gene encoding uncharacterized protein LOC106767615, protein MKAKQQERSLAAVNFFSAQSHMFKFFSHVLAFASGLLIGITIITFSLKSFSPNFQSLQSLPASISTLHNASKVTIFTPNESTKVMHDMTEEELLWRASMVPRIKELPYKHVPKVAFMFLTKGPVFLGPLWERFFKGNEGFYSIYVHSHPSFNQTLPQTSVFHGRRIPSKEVRWGDFNIVGAERRLLANALLDFSNQRFVLLSESCIPLFNFSTIYNYLINSTKTFVESYDLPGPVGRGRYSPRMRPLVRLSQWRKGSQWFQIDRPLATEIVSDQLYFPLFNKHCRNGCYGDEHYLPTFVSIKFSQRNSDRTLTWVDWSQGGPHPARFMRRNVTIDFLKRLRHGTTCHYNGNTTNICHLFARKFLPQALDRLLRFAPKIMHFN, encoded by the exons ATGAAGGCTAAGCAGCAAGAACGTTCTCTTGCTGCTGTCAATTTCTTCAGTGCTCAATCACACATGTTCAAATTCTTCTCTCATGTTCTTGCATTTGCCTCTGGTTTGCTCATCGGAATCACCATCATCACTTTCTCTCTCAAAAGCTTTTCCCCAAACTTTCAATCCCTTCAATCTCTGCCTGCTTCAATCTCAACTTTGCACAATGCTTCAAAAGTCACCATCTTCACTCCAAACGAGTCAACAAAGGTTATGCATGACATGACAGAGGAAGAGTTGCTGTGGAGAGCTTCCATGGTTCCTAGGATTAAGGAACTGCCCTACAAACACGTCCCAAAGGTCGCATTTATGTTTCTTACTAAAGGGCCAGTCTTTTTGGGTCCACTCTGGGAGAGATTCTTCAAAGGAAATGAAGGCTTCTATTCTATCTACGTCCATTCCCATCCTTCTTTCAATCAAACACTGCCTCAAACTTCTGTCTTTCATGGCCGCAGAATCCCAAGCAAG GAAGTAAGATGGGGTGATTTCAACATTGTAGGAGCAGAGAGGCGTCTGCTAGCCAATGCTCTGCTCGATTTCTCCAACCAACGTTTTGTTCTTCTATCAGAATCATGCATTCCTCTGTTCAACTTCTCAACCATTTATAACTACCTCATAAACTCGACCAAAACCTTCGTAGAATCCTATGATCTCCCAGGTCCAGTGGGGAGAGGCAGGTACAGTCCCAGAATGAGGCCACTGGTTCGGCTTTCTCAGTGGAGAAAAGGGTCCCAATGGTTCCAAATAGACCGTCCCCTTGCAACTGAAATAGTGTCTGACCAACTGTACTTTCCCCTGTTCAACAAACATTGCAGGAATGGATGTTATGGAGATGAGCACTACTTGCCAACTTTTGTCAGCATCAAGTTTTCGCAGAGGAACTCTGACAGAACTTTGACATGGGTTGATTGGTCTCAGGGCGGACCCCATCCAGCTAGGTTTATGAGAAGGAATGTAACCATTGATTTTCTCAAGAGACTAAGGCATGGAACAACATGTCATTACAATGGGAACACCACCAATATTTGCCACCTCTTTGCAAGAAAGTTCCTTCCACAGGCTTTAGATAGATTGCTCAGGTTTGCTCCAAAGATAATGCACTTCAACTGA
- the LOC106766894 gene encoding protein SAR DEFICIENT 1, which translates to MAAKRFLDDSDQDNNGDKRMRPTSRPSFASVIGEVVMVKNLQNLFSGLEPLLRRVVNEEMERVMGHCVPRSITRSPSLRIQALEQPTSYELMFEKKLMPTIFTGSRIVDTDGNPLRVVLVDKSGGQTVRTSLPHPIKLEIVVLDGDFPSNSDNNESWTSEELNNRIVKERTGKRPLLTGELNLTMRDGIAPIEDIEFTDNSSWIRSRKFRVAVRVVPGTNQTVGIREGMTEPFIVRDHRGELYKKHHPPMLNDEVWRLEKIGKDGAFHKKLSREGINSVQDFLKLSVVDGQRLRKILGAGMSERMWDVTIKHAKTCEKGKKYYVFRGQNFTIFLNSICQLVKAEINGQGFPGSELSNFTKSYMEKLVREAYTRWNDLEEIDEALLTQGESMEQIPNNLGVAYDQNEYYASTHNAQIGGSEWGVNATFGTTSFVNNALPALPYSFSDSQSDSDGATRWN; encoded by the exons atggCCGCCAAACGGTTTTTGGATGATTCTGATCAAGATAACAATGGTGATAAACGGATGAGACCTACTTCAAGACCTTCTTTTGCTTC GGTAATAGGAGAAGTCGTCATGGTCAAGAACTTGCAGAACCTTTTCTCAGGCTTGGAACCCTTGCTTAGGAGAGTG GTGAACGAAGAGATGGAGCGAGTGATGGGGCATTGTGTGCCGCGTTCGATAACCAGGTCTCCTTCGTTGAGGATCCAAGCATTGGAGCAACCGACGAGCTACGAACTCATGTTCGAGAAGAAGCTAATGCCAACTATATTCACAGGAAGCAGAATAGTTGATACAGATGGGAACCCCCTCCGTGTTGTTCTTGTTGACAAAAGCGGTGGTCAGACGGTTCGCACGAGTCTCCCCCACCCCATCAAGCTAGAAATCGTGGTGCTCGATGGAGATTTTCCTTCCAACAGTGATAACAACGAGTCGTGGACGAGTGAGGAACTCAACAACCGCATAGTGAAGGAGAGAACGGGAAAGAGGCCGCTGCTCACTGGAGAATTGAATCTGACCATGAGAGATGGAATTGCACCAATTGAAGACATTGAATTCACTGATAATTCCAGTTGGATAAGAAGCAGAAAGTTCAGAGTTGCTGTTCGAGTTGTTCCTGGGACTAATCAAACTGTTGGAATTCGTGAAGGCATGACCGAACCATTTATCGTCAGGGATCACCGTGGTGAAT TGTACAAGAAACATCACCCACCCATGCTGAATGACGAAGTGTGGCGCCTAGAGAAGATCGGAAAAGACGGAGCTTTCCACAAAAAACTGTCCAGAGAGGGAATAAACAGTGTGCAAGACTTTCTCAAGTTGTCTGTTGTTGATGGCCAGAGGCTCAGAAAG ATTTTGGGCGCTGGGATGTCAGAGAGAATGTGGGATGTGACAATCAAGCATGCAAAGACTTGTGAGAAGGGGAAGAAATACTATGTCTTCCGTGGGCAAAATTTTACCATCTTTCTCAATTCCATTTGCCAATTGGTTAAAGCTGAAATTAATGGCCAAGGTTTTCCGGGAAGCGAGTTAAGCAACTTCACAAAG AGCTATATGGAAAAATTGGTGAGAGAAGCATATACTAGATGGAATGACTTGGAGGAAATTGACGAGGCTCTGTTAACCCAAG GTGAGAGCATGGAGCAAATTCCAAACAATCTTGGTGTAGCATATGATCAGAACGAGTACTATGCATCAACACATAATGCACAGATTGGGGGCAGTGAGTGGGGTGTGAATGCAACATTTGGCACAACATCATTTGTGAATAACGCTCTTCCAGCTTTACCTTACAGCTTCTCAGATTCACAATCTGACAGTGATGGTGCCACAAGGTGGAACTAG